The proteins below are encoded in one region of Serratia symbiotica:
- a CDS encoding 2OG-Fe(II) oxygenase produces the protein MSDIAEWDGYLILDDFLSSDEIFAIQLYMQFENYYLVHSLGWSKSWRMTDGEPLVSVSYFYSLLTEKTTVDDNVITSGIDILSKKIGLITSHLRNFLGEDWNAFSLTTFLYPAGSGLGWHEDDAQYKGAYIFYAHPEWKPNWGGEICVIDTPVNSSAGLSEQTYNASEEVLRMSGITGGAVGPEFGWSIRERSINDCGVGTFIYPKPNRLVIIKPNYSHCIKKVDVSAGDNMRCSVAGFFHKS, from the coding sequence ATGAGTGATATAGCTGAATGGGATGGCTATCTGATTCTTGACGATTTTTTAAGTAGCGATGAGATTTTCGCCATTCAGTTATATATGCAATTTGAGAATTACTATCTCGTCCATTCTCTGGGGTGGTCAAAATCTTGGAGAATGACCGACGGAGAACCGTTGGTGAGTGTCAGCTATTTTTACTCATTGCTGACAGAAAAAACCACCGTGGATGATAATGTCATTACTTCCGGCATTGATATTTTAAGTAAAAAGATCGGTTTAATAACATCACATCTGCGTAATTTTTTGGGGGAGGATTGGAATGCATTTTCACTCACAACGTTCCTGTATCCAGCTGGTAGCGGGCTAGGCTGGCATGAAGACGATGCCCAATATAAAGGAGCATACATATTTTATGCGCATCCAGAATGGAAACCCAATTGGGGTGGGGAGATTTGTGTCATCGACACCCCCGTTAATTCCAGCGCAGGGTTGTCCGAACAAACCTACAATGCGTCTGAAGAGGTTTTACGCATGTCAGGGATAACCGGAGGTGCTGTTGGACCGGAGTTTGGATGGAGCATCCGTGAACGCAGTATCAATGATTGTGGGGTCGGAACATTTATTTACCCCAAACCCAATCGACTTGTGATAATAAAACCAAATTACTCACACTGTATCAAGAAAGTTGATGTCAGTGCCGGGGACAATATGCGTTGTTCCGTTGCTGGTTTCTTTCATAAAAGCTGA
- a CDS encoding YadA family autotransporter adhesin, with amino-acid sequence MGNKYKIRKNLLLVGYKNYFLFKKEIIIKSIFSSIISFLSVPALAGTCIQIDKIDSDNVMGSGATTSVRCDPNSIAIGGGNGATAEKNGIAIGNHANTTGGYNSIALGTDTSALGDNSIAMGHNSKITHDAQQGMTFGLNSSVSGEFGIAIGQRAKATNQSYASVAIGESAVVDGSFSAALGPSAKADGPNTIALGYYSHAKGVKSLALGSYASATGNYGVAIGNTAKATGNKSISIGFGNTVSGNGSGAIGDPSTVSGSNSYSLGNNNTIEANNAFAIGNDITIPSDLNGAVVLGNASTVEAANPTSSTTLNGNNYSFAGGAPVAGDVVSVGKAGAERQLTHMAAGRLSDTSTDGVNGSQLFATNTEVNKLGTRMTNVEAAVNDMNAGNGVKYYRANSSKADASASGTDSLAMGAEATASGNNAVAMGTGAEAQAKNSVVLGSGASDNGRGAETYTGQYSGASNQSVGTVSVGNAATGETRTISNVADGRLANDAVNVRQLDGAVAESKRYTDDAIAHASAIEGGSYGRRMDKAEANITALRQGTSGIIQVKDTNGQASPTPTGNNSLAAGAGASASGNNSTALGNGAMAKSSNSVALGASSIAERDNSVSVGSKGHERQITHVAAATQGTDAVNYDQLKNSLANVGASSNAYTDRHVNQLRDEMARQNKRLSSGIASVVAMANLPQPVDPDASMISMGIGTYHSESGLALGISHRSENERWVTKASISTNTQGEWSLGIGTGYQF; translated from the coding sequence GTGGGCAATAAATATAAAATTAGAAAAAACTTGTTATTAGTGGGTTATAAAAATTATTTCTTATTTAAAAAAGAAATAATTATAAAGTCAATTTTTTCGTCAATTATCTCTTTTCTATCTGTACCTGCTTTAGCCGGAACTTGTATTCAAATTGACAAAATTGATTCTGATAATGTAATGGGAAGTGGGGCAACCACTTCCGTCAGATGTGATCCAAATAGCATTGCAATTGGCGGCGGTAATGGCGCGACTGCCGAAAAAAATGGTATTGCCATTGGTAATCATGCCAATACCACAGGGGGGTACAATTCCATAGCTTTAGGCACTGACACTTCGGCACTAGGAGATAATAGTATCGCTATGGGCCATAACTCAAAGATTACCCATGATGCTCAACAAGGCATGACCTTTGGTCTAAATTCTTCTGTATCAGGGGAGTTTGGTATAGCAATTGGCCAACGTGCCAAGGCAACTAACCAAAGCTATGCCAGTGTTGCTATAGGAGAAAGTGCTGTGGTAGATGGCTCATTCTCTGCAGCATTGGGTCCATCTGCTAAAGCAGACGGACCCAATACTATAGCATTAGGCTATTATAGCCACGCCAAAGGAGTCAAAAGTCTCGCCTTGGGCTCCTATGCGTCAGCAACCGGAAACTACGGCGTGGCTATCGGCAATACAGCCAAGGCTACCGGTAATAAAAGCATCAGCATAGGTTTTGGTAATACTGTATCAGGTAATGGTTCCGGCGCTATCGGTGACCCTTCAACCGTCTCCGGTTCTAATTCTTACTCACTCGGCAATAATAATACCATTGAGGCCAATAATGCTTTTGCGATTGGCAATGATATTACTATACCCTCCGATCTTAATGGTGCTGTTGTCTTGGGAAATGCCTCAACCGTAGAGGCCGCTAATCCAACCTCCTCCACTACGCTTAATGGTAACAATTATAGTTTTGCAGGTGGTGCACCCGTTGCCGGTGATGTAGTGAGTGTGGGTAAGGCCGGTGCCGAGCGACAGCTTACCCATATGGCTGCGGGCCGATTGTCTGACACCAGCACTGATGGAGTCAATGGCAGTCAGTTGTTTGCCACTAACACCGAGGTGAATAAATTGGGCACCAGAATGACCAATGTTGAAGCTGCGGTCAATGATATGAATGCAGGTAACGGGGTTAAATATTACCGCGCTAATTCCAGCAAGGCGGATGCTTCAGCGAGTGGTACTGATTCTTTAGCGATGGGCGCAGAAGCGACGGCGTCCGGCAATAACGCTGTCGCGATGGGTACCGGGGCCGAGGCGCAAGCCAAAAACAGCGTTGTCCTCGGTTCGGGGGCTTCAGACAATGGCCGAGGGGCGGAGACTTATACGGGTCAATACTCAGGGGCCAGTAACCAAAGCGTAGGTACGGTTTCTGTCGGCAATGCGGCGACAGGTGAAACGCGTACCATCAGTAATGTGGCCGATGGTCGACTGGCTAACGATGCGGTTAACGTTCGGCAACTTGACGGTGCCGTAGCAGAGTCAAAAAGATATACCGACGACGCCATTGCTCACGCCTCCGCCATTGAGGGTGGCAGTTATGGTAGGCGTATGGATAAAGCTGAGGCTAACATTACTGCTTTGCGGCAAGGTACGTCAGGTATTATCCAGGTGAAAGATACCAATGGGCAGGCCTCACCAACGCCGACCGGTAATAACAGCTTGGCTGCCGGAGCGGGTGCCAGCGCATCAGGGAATAATTCAACTGCCTTGGGTAACGGCGCAATGGCTAAAAGCAGCAACTCTGTGGCGCTGGGGGCATCCTCCATAGCCGAGCGGGATAATTCTGTCTCTGTGGGGAGTAAAGGCCATGAACGTCAGATAACCCATGTTGCAGCTGCAACACAAGGAACAGATGCCGTTAACTACGATCAACTGAAAAACAGTCTCGCTAATGTCGGCGCGAGCTCTAACGCCTATACCGATAGACACGTAAACCAATTGAGGGACGAGATGGCACGCCAGAATAAAAGATTAAGCAGTGGTATCGCCAGTGTCGTTGCCATGGCTAACCTGCCGCAGCCTGTCGATCCTGACGCAAGCATGATATCGATGGGTATCGGTACTTACCACAGTGAGTCTGGGTTAGCTCTGGGTATTTCACACCGTTCTGAAAACGAACGCTGGGTGACGAAAGCCAGCATAAGTACTAACACCCAGGGTGAGTGGAGCTTAGGTATAGGTACCGGTTATCAATTCTGA
- the xerC gene encoding site-specific tyrosine recombinase XerC, protein MANRKPSPNRLLTVDEIYRPPVGPASHPKSLYALLLRFVKWRRERNGSGTTLKVQTHHSYRFICWAAERGLYQAGDITRPVLETYQRHLYQYRKKDGEPLSTRTQRTTLQPLQVWFSWMAKQGLILANPAVDLELPRLEKRLPRAILSVEQVEDIVSLCDLTTLQGIRDRALLELLWSTGIRRGEVANLEIYSADFSRKILTILQGKGHEDRIVPVGEQALWWLNRYLHHMRPELLAVAGCKALFLAMDGLTGLTASGITMAVVPYLRAAGIDKGSCHLFRHAMATQMLENGADLRWIQRTVGCPGKRGEKKDTTGTTAHPNRQEETVDWEMV, encoded by the coding sequence ATGGCCAATCGCAAACCTTCTCCGAATCGCCTGCTTACCGTCGATGAAATCTACCGCCCGCCGGTCGGCCCGGCTTCCCATCCGAAGAGCCTGTATGCGCTGCTGCTGCGGTTCGTGAAGTGGCGCAGGGAACGCAACGGGTCGGGGACCACGCTGAAGGTACAGACGCATCACAGCTACCGCTTTATCTGCTGGGCGGCAGAGCGCGGACTGTATCAGGCCGGGGACATCACGCGCCCGGTGCTGGAAACGTATCAGCGGCATCTGTATCAGTACCGGAAGAAAGACGGTGAGCCGTTAAGCACGCGCACCCAGCGGACCACGCTGCAACCGCTTCAGGTGTGGTTCTCCTGGATGGCGAAACAGGGGCTTATCCTGGCGAACCCGGCCGTTGACCTGGAGTTGCCGAGGCTGGAGAAGCGCCTGCCGCGCGCCATCCTGAGCGTGGAGCAGGTGGAAGACATCGTCAGCCTGTGCGACCTGACCACGCTTCAGGGCATCCGTGACCGGGCGCTGCTGGAGCTGCTGTGGTCAACGGGGATACGGCGGGGTGAGGTGGCCAACCTTGAGATATACAGCGCGGACTTCAGCCGGAAAATACTGACCATCTTGCAGGGAAAAGGACACGAAGACCGCATCGTGCCAGTGGGAGAGCAGGCGCTGTGGTGGCTCAACCGCTATCTGCATCATATGCGGCCAGAGCTGCTGGCGGTAGCGGGCTGTAAGGCGCTGTTCCTGGCAATGGACGGTCTGACAGGTCTGACGGCCAGCGGTATCACAATGGCCGTGGTGCCGTACCTGAGAGCGGCGGGTATCGACAAAGGGAGCTGCCACCTGTTCCGCCATGCGATGGCGACGCAGATGCTGGAGAATGGTGCGGACCTGAGATGGATACAGAGAACAGTTGGATGTCCAGGGAAAAGAGGCGAAAAAAAGGACACAACAGGCACCACCGCACATCCAAACAGACAAGAAGAAACTGTGGACTGGGAGATGGTTTAG
- a CDS encoding site-specific integrase, translating to MATFKFTKAKLHDLPPAPHGKQVEYHDSQVKGLRIRVGSSGLKVFCVVRKVKGKFFRTALGRFPEITVDQARTAALETLGGIGLTGRNPNTVKRENDAADVILRDAMELYIKTRGHRLKENTANQYRRLLNNFSGDWLGQPLANISRDSVFNRHKAITDGTAWFGEDRSTLRSGVGCGSKAQADLWGRALRAILNFAHDHYRNEMGLKLLPEPPTVVLSTKRQWHGLARKNTRIRNHELGRWLNAVETVRTESLEWRDDHAVSVCDALDMALFTGLRRGEVFGLEWDRVNLEGGYFWIDKTKNGDPLELPITSTLQVIFERRLKFRVDNNPYVFPAARGGLITDPRKVITKIISKTISDKDREQKEFNFTCHDARRTFATLAELSGVGTYILKRLMNHRSGRTSDTTQGYISLPVEELIEPAGRIESKILHEAGIRRNFAGAKNLLKTLSEDEKESLLNELLKGKE from the coding sequence TTGGCAACATTCAAATTCACAAAAGCAAAACTTCATGATCTCCCCCCAGCCCCGCATGGTAAGCAGGTTGAATATCATGATAGCCAGGTTAAAGGGCTTAGAATCCGGGTCGGCTCCTCTGGGCTTAAGGTTTTTTGCGTAGTCAGGAAGGTCAAAGGGAAATTTTTCAGAACGGCGTTGGGTCGCTTTCCTGAAATCACTGTAGATCAAGCCAGAACCGCAGCTCTTGAGACGTTGGGGGGCATAGGTCTTACGGGTCGTAACCCGAATACGGTTAAGCGTGAGAATGACGCTGCTGATGTGATTTTGAGGGATGCCATGGAGTTGTATATCAAGACCAGAGGGCACCGCCTTAAAGAAAACACGGCGAACCAGTATCGCCGATTACTGAATAATTTTTCCGGTGACTGGCTGGGGCAACCTCTCGCGAATATTTCGCGGGATAGTGTATTCAACAGGCATAAAGCAATAACAGATGGCACCGCGTGGTTTGGTGAGGATCGTTCAACGCTCCGTTCCGGCGTTGGATGTGGTAGCAAGGCTCAGGCCGATTTGTGGGGGCGTGCGCTGCGAGCGATTCTTAATTTCGCTCATGACCATTACAGGAATGAGATGGGCCTAAAACTGTTACCAGAACCGCCAACGGTTGTTCTCAGTACTAAAAGGCAGTGGCATGGCCTGGCAAGGAAAAATACGCGCATCCGTAACCATGAGTTAGGGCGCTGGCTGAATGCTGTAGAAACCGTGAGAACAGAGTCCCTTGAGTGGCGTGATGATCATGCTGTGTCGGTGTGCGATGCGCTTGATATGGCTCTCTTTACCGGGTTGCGGCGAGGTGAGGTGTTTGGGCTTGAATGGGATAGGGTTAACCTTGAAGGTGGCTATTTCTGGATAGACAAAACAAAGAATGGCGATCCTCTTGAATTGCCCATAACGTCAACGCTGCAAGTTATATTTGAGCGGCGGCTTAAATTCCGTGTAGATAATAATCCTTATGTTTTCCCTGCGGCGCGTGGCGGTTTGATAACAGATCCCCGAAAAGTCATCACCAAAATTATCAGTAAAACAATATCTGATAAGGACAGAGAACAGAAGGAATTTAATTTTACTTGCCATGATGCAAGACGTACTTTCGCGACGCTAGCCGAACTTAGTGGCGTTGGTACATATATTTTGAAGCGGCTCATGAATCACCGCTCTGGAAGAACTTCCGATACAACACAAGGTTATATATCATTGCCAGTTGAAGAATTAATTGAGCCAGCAGGGAGAATTGAAAGCAAAATTCTGCATGAGGCTGGAATAAGAAGGAATTTTGCGGGGGCAAAAAACTTATTAAAAACTCTGTCTGAAGATGAAAAAGAATCCCTGCTTAATGAATTGTTGAAGGGGAAAGAATGA
- a CDS encoding helix-turn-helix domain-containing protein, producing MEVKERMTRKEAADYIGVTSATMANWACTGKVKLPFYKAGLKKVIYFKHDLDDYIASTRRTQAL from the coding sequence ATGGAAGTGAAAGAAAGAATGACCCGTAAAGAAGCTGCTGACTATATCGGCGTAACTTCCGCAACAATGGCTAACTGGGCCTGCACTGGCAAAGTGAAGCTGCCTTTCTATAAAGCTGGCCTGAAAAAGGTCATCTATTTCAAGCATGATCTCGATGATTACATCGCATCCACCCGCCGTACTCAGGCACTCTAA
- a CDS encoding host cell division inhibitor Icd-like protein: MPKQLNHKHCIFNAHKINVMLSFSNKNDALLLTQKALRRYRLTVATQWATGRGNPYQYKATPDADCVFFIVVKSVPPYSAEQIRAVSMVALAGQLSGWPVSLYAGISTPVSVTTNHERGNSGGDSLIKYKEIIIMMTTPTPLYPQFVWLFLAVRRSDVLSKPHRREVTAPDFMSARCTIARDFVASFAGRLPVREVTHV, encoded by the coding sequence ATGCCAAAACAACTCAACCACAAGCATTGTATCTTTAATGCTCATAAAATCAATGTGATGTTATCATTTTCAAATAAAAATGATGCATTGTTATTGACGCAGAAGGCATTACGGCGCTATCGTCTTACCGTTGCCACTCAATGGGCAACCGGGCGTGGAAACCCGTATCAGTACAAGGCGACACCAGACGCCGATTGCGTCTTTTTTATTGTCGTTAAGTCAGTGCCACCATATTCAGCGGAGCAGATCCGCGCAGTATCAATGGTGGCGCTGGCAGGGCAGCTTTCGGGCTGGCCGGTCTCCTTGTACGCCGGTATTTCCACCCCTGTCAGCGTCACCACCAATCATGAGCGTGGAAACTCCGGTGGTGACTCCTTAATCAAGTACAAGGAGATCATCATTATGATGACAACCCCAACCCCGTTGTATCCCCAATTTGTTTGGCTTTTTCTCGCTGTTCGCCGTTCTGACGTGTTGTCTAAACCGCACCGTAGGGAAGTCACCGCCCCTGATTTCATGAGCGCACGATGCACGATAGCGCGTGATTTTGTCGCCTCATTTGCTGGTCGCCTGCCTGTTCGTGAGGTGACTCATGTTTAG
- a CDS encoding DUF927 domain-containing protein: MKNIKVSEISKQSVGKWDYILQRLGIKIPENGKHGPCPKCGGKDRFRFDNKDGRGTWFCNHCGNGDGIDIVKLVFDIDTVPAAARVAECLPSVPAVTAPARKDAAKQTTVNWPALLSQSVTGESPYLAGKGLAGHASRLTTRELMAGGEKYPSGSLMLPVKNTEGYITGIQLISGNAVKNLMKGSKYSGCFIPVSDFPEGSPEKVVIAEGYATAVSVSLLSDAWPLAALSKTNLRAAAEAVREKWPETQIIIAGDNDFMDGKPNEGREVAIKAALAVKGWVSIPPGRAKADWDDYRRDFGVQRAREAFAEEMFNPGDTETRLPPGFRLTKEFLWCERTHNDGSESGQVKQIKICSPLKVTAITCDADGGNFGRLLEWDDSNGSRHEWAMPMTVLAGAGQDLREVLLENGLHFISVNGTARGLLMEYIATCRPVRKVTCVERTGWYGGSYVLNGEVIGGEASSVIFQAARSSKNDFRVSGDTREWMEHVGRYCAGNSRLVFCVSLAFAAPLLTLLTLLGIGGGGYHLKGESTDGKTTTMKVAASVCGGPDYWKTWRATGNALEGIALRRNDAVLMLDEISEVDGREASRIAYMLGNGQGKARARVDGSPREQAQWTLLFLSTGEVSIAEHAAEAGERRTGAGVGVRMVQIPSNTGQFGAFEELHGFSGGKAFAEHLEQASRQYHGAVFRDWLRWLTANLNTVTERARALRKKYERTLLPENAGNQVGRVVDRFALLAVAGELATEAGITGWEPGEAENAARKCLDAWIQDRGHTANQEDADAMEKVRRFITGNQYTRFAEWTEENRPANMVGFRRVIKGDNSKEPKTTYYVLPSGWKEICGTSDTAKTARLCNEAGWLDTGDEGRFQRKVRLPEIGSKWVYVFKSDVVG; this comes from the coding sequence ATGAAGAATATCAAAGTGTCAGAAATTAGCAAGCAGTCTGTGGGGAAGTGGGATTACATTCTACAGCGCCTTGGCATAAAAATTCCCGAAAATGGGAAACACGGCCCCTGTCCTAAATGCGGAGGGAAAGATCGTTTCCGTTTTGATAATAAAGACGGGCGCGGAACGTGGTTCTGTAATCACTGTGGCAATGGTGATGGCATTGATATTGTGAAGCTGGTTTTTGATATTGATACCGTTCCCGCTGCGGCTCGCGTGGCTGAATGTCTGCCGTCCGTACCGGCTGTTACTGCCCCCGCCAGAAAAGATGCTGCAAAACAGACAACGGTGAACTGGCCTGCACTTCTGAGTCAGTCGGTGACAGGGGAAAGTCCCTATCTGGCAGGTAAAGGACTGGCCGGTCATGCGTCAAGACTGACAACCAGAGAACTGATGGCCGGTGGTGAAAAATACCCGTCAGGCTCCCTGATGCTGCCGGTTAAAAACACGGAGGGATACATAACCGGTATCCAGCTTATCAGCGGTAATGCCGTCAAGAACCTGATGAAAGGGTCTAAATATTCCGGCTGCTTTATTCCGGTTAGCGATTTTCCGGAAGGATCGCCCGAAAAAGTCGTTATTGCAGAGGGTTACGCTACGGCTGTTTCCGTTTCACTGCTCAGTGATGCGTGGCCGCTGGCGGCTCTGTCCAAAACTAACCTCAGGGCGGCGGCAGAGGCCGTGCGGGAAAAATGGCCTGAAACGCAGATCATTATTGCCGGTGACAATGATTTCATGGACGGCAAGCCCAATGAAGGGCGGGAAGTGGCAATCAAAGCTGCACTGGCCGTAAAAGGCTGGGTCAGTATTCCCCCCGGCAGGGCAAAGGCAGACTGGGACGATTACCGCCGTGATTTTGGCGTCCAGCGGGCGCGGGAAGCCTTTGCGGAAGAAATGTTTAATCCCGGAGATACGGAGACCCGCCTGCCTCCCGGCTTCAGGCTGACGAAAGAATTTCTGTGGTGCGAGCGTACCCATAATGACGGAAGTGAAAGCGGCCAGGTGAAACAGATAAAGATTTGCAGCCCGCTGAAAGTGACCGCCATTACCTGCGACGCAGACGGTGGTAATTTCGGGCGTCTGCTGGAGTGGGATGATTCCAACGGCTCCCGTCATGAGTGGGCCATGCCCATGACGGTACTTGCCGGAGCCGGGCAGGATTTGCGTGAGGTGTTACTTGAGAATGGTCTTCATTTTATCAGCGTGAACGGTACTGCGCGTGGGCTGTTGATGGAGTATATCGCTACCTGCCGCCCGGTACGTAAAGTGACCTGTGTAGAGAGGACGGGCTGGTACGGTGGCTCTTACGTGCTCAATGGCGAGGTGATTGGCGGCGAAGCCAGTTCGGTCATTTTTCAGGCCGCCCGGTCATCAAAAAATGATTTCAGGGTAAGTGGTGATACCCGCGAGTGGATGGAGCATGTAGGCCGTTACTGCGCCGGAAATTCCCGCCTGGTCTTTTGCGTCAGTCTGGCGTTTGCTGCTCCCCTGCTGACACTGCTGACACTGCTGGGAATCGGTGGGGGCGGATATCACCTCAAGGGGGAATCCACCGATGGTAAAACCACCACCATGAAGGTGGCCGCTTCCGTCTGTGGCGGGCCGGATTATTGGAAAACATGGCGGGCGACGGGAAACGCCCTGGAAGGTATCGCGCTGCGTCGTAATGACGCCGTGCTTATGCTCGACGAAATCAGCGAGGTTGACGGCAGGGAGGCGAGCCGTATCGCCTATATGCTGGGTAACGGTCAGGGCAAGGCAAGGGCGAGAGTGGACGGAAGCCCGCGCGAACAGGCGCAGTGGACGCTGTTGTTTCTTTCCACGGGGGAGGTATCCATAGCCGAACATGCAGCAGAAGCCGGGGAGCGTCGAACCGGTGCCGGGGTTGGGGTGCGAATGGTGCAAATCCCCAGCAACACGGGCCAGTTTGGTGCCTTTGAGGAGTTACATGGATTCAGCGGGGGCAAGGCGTTTGCTGAACATCTTGAGCAGGCGAGCAGGCAATATCATGGTGCGGTATTCCGCGACTGGCTGCGCTGGCTCACCGCCAACCTCAACACGGTAACGGAGCGGGCCAGAGCCTTACGCAAAAAATATGAGCGAACGCTTCTTCCTGAAAATGCCGGTAATCAGGTGGGTCGTGTGGTTGATCGTTTTGCCCTGCTGGCCGTTGCCGGTGAACTTGCAACCGAAGCCGGTATCACCGGATGGGAACCCGGTGAGGCTGAGAATGCGGCCAGGAAGTGCCTTGATGCATGGATACAAGATCGTGGGCATACCGCCAACCAGGAAGATGCTGATGCCATGGAGAAAGTACGGCGGTTTATCACCGGTAATCAGTACACCCGGTTTGCCGAATGGACAGAAGAAAACCGCCCGGCAAACATGGTGGGCTTTCGCCGGGTTATTAAAGGGGATAACAGCAAAGAACCCAAAACCACGTACTACGTTCTCCCCAGCGGCTGGAAAGAAATTTGTGGTACGTCCGATACAGCCAAAACCGCCCGTTTATGCAATGAAGCGGGCTGGCTGGATACCGGTGATGAAGGGCGTTTCCAGAGAAAGGTAAGGCTCCCTGAGATTGGCTCCAAATGGGTATATGTGTTCAAAAGCGATGTTGTCGGATGA
- a CDS encoding tyrosine-type recombinase/integrase, which translates to MSIKRLNDGRYEVDIRPQGVEGKRIRRKFSSKGEASIFVRHILVNYHNKDWLEKPPDRRKLTELLARWWVFHGKSHHHGEVERQRLTSIIANLAEMGIKRADQLTRKAIMNYRVMMLDRGLKPSSVNRQCAIMSGMLTKLINAEEYQNPNPFHEVKAFKEAETDMTFLSADEMESLLSRLGGDDLKAVMLCLATGGRWNEVASLKGEHVIGGKVIFMKTKNGKRRAVPIDTALEAEVKTRATGRLFYPSYMNARAVLKEIKPDLPNGQALHVLRHTFATHFMMNGGNIITLQRILGHATIQQTMVYAHFAPEFLQDAVRFNPLTGAGRYGKKP; encoded by the coding sequence ATGTCGATAAAAAGGCTAAATGATGGGCGTTATGAGGTGGATATTAGGCCGCAGGGTGTTGAAGGTAAGAGGATCCGGCGCAAGTTCAGCAGCAAGGGGGAGGCATCTATTTTTGTGCGTCACATACTGGTCAACTATCACAATAAGGATTGGCTGGAAAAGCCGCCAGACCGGCGAAAACTTACTGAATTATTAGCGCGTTGGTGGGTATTTCACGGTAAGAGCCATCATCATGGAGAGGTAGAACGACAAAGACTTACAAGTATTATCGCTAATTTGGCGGAAATGGGTATCAAGCGAGCCGACCAACTGACACGCAAGGCTATCATGAACTATCGGGTGATGATGCTCGATCGCGGACTGAAACCATCAAGCGTGAATCGCCAGTGCGCGATTATGAGCGGTATGCTCACCAAACTGATCAACGCCGAAGAATATCAGAACCCCAACCCGTTCCATGAGGTGAAAGCGTTCAAGGAAGCAGAAACCGATATGACTTTCCTGTCAGCCGACGAAATGGAGTCATTACTGTCGCGGCTTGGTGGCGATGATTTAAAAGCAGTGATGCTATGCCTTGCGACAGGTGGCCGATGGAACGAGGTTGCCAGTCTGAAAGGGGAGCACGTGATCGGTGGAAAGGTGATATTTATGAAGACCAAGAATGGCAAACGCCGGGCTGTTCCAATCGATACCGCACTGGAAGCGGAAGTGAAAACCAGGGCAACGGGGCGTCTTTTCTATCCGAGTTATATGAATGCCCGTGCCGTTCTTAAAGAAATCAAGCCCGATCTTCCCAATGGCCAAGCGCTGCATGTGCTACGACACACGTTCGCTACGCACTTCATGATGAACGGAGGGAACATTATCACCTTGCAACGTATCCTCGGGCACGCAACGATCCAGCAAACTATGGTGTATGCGCATTTTGCACCAGAGTTTTTACAAGATGCCGTCAGGTTTAACCCACTGACGGGCGCGGGGCGGTACGGTAAGAAGCCTTAA
- a CDS encoding ogr/Delta-like zinc finger family protein, giving the protein MFRCPFCGAMARTRTSRRLSDHTIRQYHQCQNLECSESFTTLNAFERRVSSRDAPAMLPPAAGD; this is encoded by the coding sequence ATGTTTCGTTGTCCCTTCTGCGGCGCTATGGCCCGCACCCGTACCAGTCGCCGCCTGAGCGATCACACCATACGCCAGTATCATCAGTGCCAGAATCTGGAATGTAGTGAGAGCTTTACCACACTGAACGCCTTTGAACGCCGGGTCAGTAGTCGTGACGCACCGGCGATGCTTCCGCCTGCGGCGGGAGATTGA